In Ipomoea triloba cultivar NCNSP0323 chromosome 15, ASM357664v1, one genomic interval encodes:
- the LOC116006725 gene encoding cationic peroxidase 1-like isoform X2 — protein sequence MRTTIPSSIHFNVAFTLSCLLFTLLPGMSSAQLSATFYSKSCPNALSIIQSAVKSAVRSEARMGASLLRLHFHDCFVNGCDASILLDDTTNFTGEQTARPNNKSIRGLNVIDNIKAQLEKSCPGIVSCADVVAVAARDSVVALGGPSWNVLLGRRDSTTASLSAANNNIPGPNFTLSQLKSSFSNQGFSEREMVALSGGHTIGKARCTTFRSRIYNDNNINAAFAKSLQANCPQSGGDNNVASLDTSPTSFDNVYFKDLQNQKGLLHSDQELFNGGSTDSVVNSYSSNPSTFSADFANAMLKMSNLNPLTGTSGQIRKNCGKTN from the exons ATGAGGACTACGATTCcttcttcaattcattttaATGTTGCATTCACACTCTCGTGTCTGCTCTTCACCCTTCTCCCTGGGATGAGCTCTGCTCAACTTTCTGCAACATTTTACTCAAAATCTTGTCCCAATGCCCTTTCCATAATCCAATCGGCAGTGAAATCGGCTGTGCGATCGGAGGCTCGAATGGGAGCATCCTTGCTTCGTCTCCATTTCCACGATTGTTTTGTCAAT GGTTGTGATGCATCAATTCTATTGGATGACACAACAAATTTCACAGGGGAACAAACAGCTCGTCCAAATAACAAATCAATAAGAGGATTGAACGTGATTGATAACATTAAAGCACAACTTGAGAAATCTTGTCCTGGCATTGTATCTTGTGCTGACGTGGTAGCTGTTGCTGCTAGAGACTCAGTTGTTGCg CTTGGTGGTCCTAGTTGGAATGTTTTACTAGGGAGACGAGACTCAAC CACGGCAAGTTTGAGTGCCGCTAACAACAACATTCCTGGACCCAATTTCACTCTCAGTCAGCTCAAATCTTCTTTCTCAAACCAAGGCTTTAGTGAAAGGGAAATGGTTGCTCTCTCAG GTGGCCACACAATTGGAAAAGCTAGGTGCACAACATTTCGATCTCGAATCTACAACGACAACAATATAAATGCCGCATTTGCAAAATCTTTACAGGCAAATTGTCCTCAAAGCGGAGGTGACAATAATGTTGCTTCACTTGACACTAGTCCAACCTCGTTCGACAATGTTTATTTCAAGGACTTGCAAAATCAAAAAGGACTCTTACACTCCGATCAAGAGTTGTTTAATGGAGGTTCTACAGATTCGGTAGTCAACAGTTATAGCTCTAATCCTTCCACTTTTTCAGCAGACTTTGCAAATGCTATGTTGAAGATGAGTAATCTCAACCCTCTTACAGGCACAAGTGGTCAAATTAGAAAGAATTGTGGAAAAACAAATTAA
- the LOC116006725 gene encoding cationic peroxidase 1-like isoform X1 translates to MRTTIPSSIHFNVAFTLSCLLFTLLPGMSSAQLSATFYSKSCPNALSIIQSAVKSAVRSEARMGASLLRLHFHDCFVNGCDASILLDDTTNFTGEQTARPNNKSIRGLNVIDNIKAQLEKSCPGIVSCADVVAVAARDSVVALGGPSWNVLLGRRDSTTASLSAANNKRDSTTASLSAANNNIDSTTASLSAANNNIPGPNFTLSQLKSSFSNQGFSEREMVALSGGHTIGKARCTTFRSRIYNDNNINAAFAKSLQANCPQSGGDNNVASLDTSPTSFDNVYFKDLQNQKGLLHSDQELFNGGSTDSVVNSYSSNPSTFSADFANAMLKMSNLNPLTGTSGQIRKNCGKTN, encoded by the exons ATGAGGACTACGATTCcttcttcaattcattttaATGTTGCATTCACACTCTCGTGTCTGCTCTTCACCCTTCTCCCTGGGATGAGCTCTGCTCAACTTTCTGCAACATTTTACTCAAAATCTTGTCCCAATGCCCTTTCCATAATCCAATCGGCAGTGAAATCGGCTGTGCGATCGGAGGCTCGAATGGGAGCATCCTTGCTTCGTCTCCATTTCCACGATTGTTTTGTCAAT GGTTGTGATGCATCAATTCTATTGGATGACACAACAAATTTCACAGGGGAACAAACAGCTCGTCCAAATAACAAATCAATAAGAGGATTGAACGTGATTGATAACATTAAAGCACAACTTGAGAAATCTTGTCCTGGCATTGTATCTTGTGCTGACGTGGTAGCTGTTGCTGCTAGAGACTCAGTTGTTGCg CTTGGTGGTCCTAGTTGGAATGTTTTACTAGGGAGACGAGACTCAACCACGGCAAGTTTGAGTGCCGCTAACAACAAACGAGACTCAACCACGGCAAGTTTGAGTGCCGCTAACAACAACATAGACTCAACCACGGCAAGTTTGAGTGCCGCTAACAACAACATTCCTGGACCCAATTTCACTCTCAGTCAGCTCAAATCTTCTTTCTCAAACCAAGGCTTTAGTGAAAGGGAAATGGTTGCTCTCTCAG GTGGCCACACAATTGGAAAAGCTAGGTGCACAACATTTCGATCTCGAATCTACAACGACAACAATATAAATGCCGCATTTGCAAAATCTTTACAGGCAAATTGTCCTCAAAGCGGAGGTGACAATAATGTTGCTTCACTTGACACTAGTCCAACCTCGTTCGACAATGTTTATTTCAAGGACTTGCAAAATCAAAAAGGACTCTTACACTCCGATCAAGAGTTGTTTAATGGAGGTTCTACAGATTCGGTAGTCAACAGTTATAGCTCTAATCCTTCCACTTTTTCAGCAGACTTTGCAAATGCTATGTTGAAGATGAGTAATCTCAACCCTCTTACAGGCACAAGTGGTCAAATTAGAAAGAATTGTGGAAAAACAAATTAA
- the LOC116006725 gene encoding cationic peroxidase 1-like isoform X3 has translation MRTTIPSSIHFNVAFTLSCLLFTLLPGMSSAQLSATFYSKSCPNALSIIQSAVKSAVRSEARMGASLLRLHFHDCFVNGCDASILLDDTTNFTGEQTARPNNKSIRGLNVIDNIKAQLEKSCPGIVSCADVVAVAARDSVVALGGPSWNVLLGRRDSTTASLSAANNNIPGPNFTLSQLKSSFSNQGFSEREMVALSGGHTIGKARCTTFRSRIYNDNNINAAFAKSLQANCPQSGGDNNVASLDTSPTSFDNVYFKDLQNQKGLLHSDQELFNGGSTDSVVNSYSSNPSTFSADFANAMLKMSNLNPLTGTSGQIRKNCGKTN, from the exons ATGAGGACTACGATTCcttcttcaattcattttaATGTTGCATTCACACTCTCGTGTCTGCTCTTCACCCTTCTCCCTGGGATGAGCTCTGCTCAACTTTCTGCAACATTTTACTCAAAATCTTGTCCCAATGCCCTTTCCATAATCCAATCGGCAGTGAAATCGGCTGTGCGATCGGAGGCTCGAATGGGAGCATCCTTGCTTCGTCTCCATTTCCACGATTGTTTTGTCAAT GGTTGTGATGCATCAATTCTATTGGATGACACAACAAATTTCACAGGGGAACAAACAGCTCGTCCAAATAACAAATCAATAAGAGGATTGAACGTGATTGATAACATTAAAGCACAACTTGAGAAATCTTGTCCTGGCATTGTATCTTGTGCTGACGTGGTAGCTGTTGCTGCTAGAGACTCAGTTGTTGCg CTTGGTGGTCCTAGTTGGAATGTTTTACTAGGGAGACGAGACTCAACCACGGCAAG TTTGAGTGCCGCTAACAACAACATTCCTGGACCCAATTTCACTCTCAGTCAGCTCAAATCTTCTTTCTCAAACCAAGGCTTTAGTGAAAGGGAAATGGTTGCTCTCTCAG GTGGCCACACAATTGGAAAAGCTAGGTGCACAACATTTCGATCTCGAATCTACAACGACAACAATATAAATGCCGCATTTGCAAAATCTTTACAGGCAAATTGTCCTCAAAGCGGAGGTGACAATAATGTTGCTTCACTTGACACTAGTCCAACCTCGTTCGACAATGTTTATTTCAAGGACTTGCAAAATCAAAAAGGACTCTTACACTCCGATCAAGAGTTGTTTAATGGAGGTTCTACAGATTCGGTAGTCAACAGTTATAGCTCTAATCCTTCCACTTTTTCAGCAGACTTTGCAAATGCTATGTTGAAGATGAGTAATCTCAACCCTCTTACAGGCACAAGTGGTCAAATTAGAAAGAATTGTGGAAAAACAAATTAA
- the LOC116006726 gene encoding cationic peroxidase 1-like isoform X2, with translation MRTAIPTSIHINVAFILSLKSTVQSEARMGASLLRLHFHDCFVNGCDASILLDDTTNFTGEQTARPNNKSIRGLNVIDNIKAQLEKSCPGIVSCADVVAVAARDSVVALGGPSWNVLLGRRDSTTASLSAANNNIPGPNFTLSQLKSSFSNQGFSEREMVALSGGHTIGKARCTTFRSRIYNDNNINAAFAKSLQANCPQSGGDNNLASLDTSPTSFDNAYFKDLQNQKGLLHSDQELFNGGSTDSVVNSYSSNPSTFSADFANAMLKMSNLNPLTGTSGQIRKNCGKTN, from the exons ATGAGGACTGCGATTCCTACTTCAATTCATATTAATGTTGCATTCATACTCTCGT TGAAATCGACTGTGCAATCCGAGGCTCGAATGGGAGCGTCCTTGCTTCGTCTCCATTTCCACGATTGTTTTGTCAat GGTTGTGATGCATCAATTTTGTTGGATGACACAACAAATTTTACAGGGGAACAAACAGCTCGTCCAAATAACAAATCAATAAGAGGATTGAATGTGATTGATAACATTAAAGCACAACTTGAGAAATCTTGTCCTGGCATTGTATCTTGTGCTGACGTGGTAGCTGTTGCTGCTCGAGACTCCGTTGTTGCg CTTGGTGGTCCTAGTTGGAATGTTTTACTAGGGAGACGAGACTCAACCACGGCAAGTTTGAGTGCCGCTAACAACAACATTCCTGGACCCAATTTCACTCTCAGTCAGCTCAAATCTTCTTTCTCAAACCAAGGCTTTAGTGAAAGGGAAATGGTTGCTCTCTCAGGTGGCCACACAATTGGAAAAGCTAGGTGCACAACATTTAGATCTCGAATCTACAACGACAACAATATAAATGCCGCATTTGCAAAATCTTTACAGGCAAATTGTCCTCAAAGCGGAGGTGACAATAATCTTGCTTCACTTGACACTAGTCCAACCTCGTTCGACAATGCTTATTTCAAGGACTTGCAAAATCAAAAAGGACTCTTGCACTCCGATCAAGAGTTGTTTAATGGAGGTTCTACAGATTCCGTAGTCAACAGTTATAGTTCTAATCCTTCCACTTTTTCAGCAGATTTTGCAAATGCTATGTTGAAGATGAGTAATCTCAACCCTCTTACAGGCACAAGTGGTCAAATTAGAAAGAATTGTGGAAAAACAAATTAA
- the LOC116006726 gene encoding cationic peroxidase 1-like isoform X1 codes for MRTAIPTSIHINVAFILSCMLFSLLSGMSSAQLSATFYSKSCPNALSIIKLAVKSTVQSEARMGASLLRLHFHDCFVNGCDASILLDDTTNFTGEQTARPNNKSIRGLNVIDNIKAQLEKSCPGIVSCADVVAVAARDSVVALGGPSWNVLLGRRDSTTASLSAANNNIPGPNFTLSQLKSSFSNQGFSEREMVALSGGHTIGKARCTTFRSRIYNDNNINAAFAKSLQANCPQSGGDNNLASLDTSPTSFDNAYFKDLQNQKGLLHSDQELFNGGSTDSVVNSYSSNPSTFSADFANAMLKMSNLNPLTGTSGQIRKNCGKTN; via the exons ATGAGGACTGCGATTCCTACTTCAATTCATATTAATGTTGCATTCATACTCTCGTGTATGCTCTTCTCCCTTCTCTCTGGGATGAGCTCTGCTCAACTTTCTGCAACATTTTACTCAAAATCTTGTCCCAATGCCCTTTCCATAATCAAATTGGCAGTGAAATCGACTGTGCAATCCGAGGCTCGAATGGGAGCGTCCTTGCTTCGTCTCCATTTCCACGATTGTTTTGTCAat GGTTGTGATGCATCAATTTTGTTGGATGACACAACAAATTTTACAGGGGAACAAACAGCTCGTCCAAATAACAAATCAATAAGAGGATTGAATGTGATTGATAACATTAAAGCACAACTTGAGAAATCTTGTCCTGGCATTGTATCTTGTGCTGACGTGGTAGCTGTTGCTGCTCGAGACTCCGTTGTTGCg CTTGGTGGTCCTAGTTGGAATGTTTTACTAGGGAGACGAGACTCAACCACGGCAAGTTTGAGTGCCGCTAACAACAACATTCCTGGACCCAATTTCACTCTCAGTCAGCTCAAATCTTCTTTCTCAAACCAAGGCTTTAGTGAAAGGGAAATGGTTGCTCTCTCAGGTGGCCACACAATTGGAAAAGCTAGGTGCACAACATTTAGATCTCGAATCTACAACGACAACAATATAAATGCCGCATTTGCAAAATCTTTACAGGCAAATTGTCCTCAAAGCGGAGGTGACAATAATCTTGCTTCACTTGACACTAGTCCAACCTCGTTCGACAATGCTTATTTCAAGGACTTGCAAAATCAAAAAGGACTCTTGCACTCCGATCAAGAGTTGTTTAATGGAGGTTCTACAGATTCCGTAGTCAACAGTTATAGTTCTAATCCTTCCACTTTTTCAGCAGATTTTGCAAATGCTATGTTGAAGATGAGTAATCTCAACCCTCTTACAGGCACAAGTGGTCAAATTAGAAAGAATTGTGGAAAAACAAATTAA